The following DNA comes from Triticum aestivum cultivar Chinese Spring chromosome 3D, IWGSC CS RefSeq v2.1, whole genome shotgun sequence.
tgaattcttttatgtatgattggttatctttgcaagtctcttcgaattatcaatttggtttggcctactagattgatctttcttgcaatgggagaagtgcttagctttgggttcaatcttgcggtgtcctttcccagtgacagtaggggcagcaaggcacgtattgtattgttgccatcgaggataacaagatggggttttatcatattgcatgaatttatccctctacatcatgtcatcttgcttaaggcgttactctgttttcatgaacttaatactctagatgcatgctggatagcggtcgatgagtggagtaatagtagtagatgcaggcaggagtcggtctacttgtctcggacgtgatgcctatatacatgatcatacctagatattctcataactatgctcaattctgtcaattgctcaacattaatttgttcacccatcgtaaaatacttatgctcttgagagaagccaccagtgaaacctatggcccccgggtctatcttcatcatattaatcttccaacacttagttattcctttgcattttactttgcttttattttactgtgtatctttatcataaaaataccaaaaatattatcctatcatatctatcagatctcactctcgtaagtgaccgtgaagggattgacaaccccttatcgcgttggttgcgaggatttatttgttttgtgtaggtgcgagggactcgcacgtagcctcctactggattgatacattggttctcaaaaactgagggaaatacttacgctactttgctgcatcaccctttcctcttcaaggaaaaaccaacgcagtgctcaagaggtagcaattgggGACTTGCTtatacctcctactggattgataccttggttctttaagtgagggaaatacttatctctactttgctgcatcaccctttcctcttcaagggaaaaaccaatgcaagctcaagaagtaacaTGTGACTTGTAGCTCACtgaagacatacttaaactccaaGGTTATTAGACCAAAATGAGCAGAgtcaaggagtaccttgctcttataccaattgtaggaacgaagtatgtctaccagggggggggggtgaatgggagtttcaAAATTTCTTCAGAAATCTCAAAACTCTCAGAACCCAGCAACGGGGTGAATGAAAAACAAATTACAGCGAGCTAAAACTAAGTACCGACAAAAAACTAAGTCATGCATCGAGACAAATCACATGAAGGAAAACACGTCGAATGTAAACATGGGTAGCAGAGGTAACCAGTGATGCTCAATGGGGACAGGGCATTTGTTCGACCAATTCGTCCTTCTacacaaggactacgtctggttggaggggttgtgacttaacacggaagattaactctcttcaccctattctcctcgacaattggttcgtcaaccaatgtcgatcactcgtggtagatacttgaaggcgatctccgaacctttacagacttcttcttcgagaaccacaatcactcttggtctctgaagaaattgacacctaaccgtctagagagtttgtagctctcaagagtaataggcggagcgtaacggacttagattcgagtgatgctgaaccactatctaattcttagGATCTAGgggtttttctctcggtggattttaaactcaaatcgctcagGGAGGGGGTTGCTCGacaatcttctcagaatcaaaACGGAGCAGCCACCGAAAAAAGCCGGCCCGGGGTGGTTATTTATAGCAGCAACCTTCCCGGATgagaaatgaccattttggacacggggtccagccaatggccaaccgacacgtttGCAACAGTCGGATTTTTCGAGCAacagtaacattacttgaggaacaagtaatgctaactcctcggtcagagacaaatctcagtctcttgctggcaagtatttgctcggaacacaaagagatttctctcgcaactttcatatgatttgggtttagcatcagagaatcaaagtttaaaacgctacacccctcttaatagtacgagggtcctatgactcaataaagagaagaagaagaacgaaacaatgctacgtcttcactttgtcttcaaTCTCCTCAGACGCAGTCAATTTCTTTGGACAGACACCGAACCAGTTGCTTCTCTTTAGCATTTTttgaggggtcactcttgttatcaTAATTCGGTGATAATCTTCCTGCGACGCAGGGAGAATATCTTCGTCGTTTTCATCAAACTCCTCGATATCTCCCATActttttatgtcaacaaactccagaaccataaggggcctatcattgcaccaacatATTGGCTCATCGAGGGTGTTGTGTTGGGAAGCACTGATGCGGGCTTGAGGCATAGGACTGTGAGGGATGGTGTCTGGGGGAAGAGAAGGAGAGGAGCCACCACCAGACGCGATGACGGTGCCGCTGGAAGCAGCAGGAGCTATAGACATGATAGTTAGGCTCTGAATACCAAGTAGATTATTAAATTCCCACACGATGTATTGATCAGAGTGATGTTTAAATATACAGTTCAGGGTTACTCACGTAACAACACACGCATGTGCATGGGGTGTTAGAGCCTGTCTTCCTAGAGACCAAGGTGGTAGTTACATGTACAGGAATACACAAATACACATGCTACAATATTCAACAAAATAGCGCTTTGATTCTGAATGTAAAATGAAAGGATAAAAATATATGTATGCAAAACTAAAcacatttagatacatccatttctcggAAAAGTATTTCCGGATGAAGGAAGTGTGTTTTTTGTGATTCTACACACAGTATTATAtactctaaacgctcttatatttctttacagagggtaTTATTTTTCTTAATTTAATACCAGATCTAGAATCCATTCCCGTGTTTAAAAAAAAAGGTAAACTTCGATGgtaagccacctcctcctcctccggtgcacTTTTCCCCCAAAAGGAACAACTCTCCTTATCTCGTTATAAAAACTCTAACCAGCACTAATACCTTGACCAGTATAAACGTCCAAGAGAAAACAATGGAGTAGTAAACAACACATCTCGACAGATCATTCGAGACCGGACGGCCCCAAAGCCAAACTCCAACTCTTCCTTCCACGAAACGGCTCCGGACTTCCCAACACGCCACCGGCCCCACGCGTCACGGACCCGGCACCGCATCCCACCAGCCGCCTTCCCAGAACCGGACGCACCGCGTCGCGGCCGGGGCCGACCCACCCCCAACCCCCGTCGCATAAAGTGGCCCCGCCGTATAagacccccctccccctccccaccgCACCCTCGCGTNNNNNNNNNNNNNNNNNNNNNNNNNNNNNNNNNNNNNNNNNNNNNNNNNNNNNNNNNNNNNNNNNNNNNNNNNNNNNNNNNNNNNNNNNNNNNNNNNNNNNNNNNNNNNNNNNNNNNNNNNNNNNNNNNNNNNNNNNNNNNNNNNNNNNNNNNNNNNNNNNNNNNNNNNNNNNNNNNNNNNNNNNNNNNNNNNNNNNNNNNNNNNNNNNNNNNNNNNNNNNNNNNNNNNNNNNNNNNNNNNNNNNNNNNNNNNNNNNNNNNNNNNNNNNNNNNNNNNNNNNNNNNNNNNNNNNNNNNNNNNNNNNNNNNNNNNNNNNNNNNNNNNNNNNNNNNNNNNNNNNNNNNNNNNNNNNNNNCGCGTCGCTCCCCACACGCGAGCGAGCCAACACGCATACGGAACGGGCCTCGTCTCCCCCTCCGTTCCCTCCCCCCGCCTTATCCTCTCCGGACCGGAGCGAGCGAGCGCCCCACCGCTCCCTGCTCCCCCCTTCCTCCCGATGGCGTccctcaccaccaccaccgcctcctcgccggccgccCTGCCCGCGGCGGCCTCCGCCGCCCCGGCCACGGCCTCGTCCGTCTCGCCCACCGCGGCCGCCTCCAAGCGCccgcacctcgccggcgacgacgcGCCCTGGCGCGTCGCGGCCGCCGGCTCCGCCGGAATCCGCCCCGTCCCGCGCATCCACCACGGCCCCGTCCTCCGCGTCGCCCAGGACGACTCCTCCGCCTACGCCCTCGCCATCATGAGGGTACGTACCGCTCCGCCTTGGTTTGGTTCAATTTTCGTCGGTTGGTGGGTAGGTGAGGGGAGGCCTGATTTTGATCCCCATCTCTCTCTGCAGAATCCGGATCCGATAGGGATGGGGCTGGCCATGGAGGCCGTAGCTGAGGCTGCTGGCCCGGAGTGCATCGTGCCCGGCCAGCAGGCGCCTCTGCGGCTGATGGGACTCAAGGTACAAATCCATCTATCGCTCGCAGTATCTGATCGTTACGCTTATGTTGATGATCTAGCTGTCTCGCACTATCTGATCGTTGCAATTGTGTTATTGATCTAGCTGTTGGATGGTGTGATTGTTGTTTGTGAGTTGAAGCGTGCCATGTTCCCCTTCTATTCTCCATCATGGTCGAATAGATTCGCTCAATTCTTCATCATGATCTAATAGATTGGCTCAATTTTGCATCATGGTTGAATAGTTCCACTTGATTCCGTGTCATAAATTGATATTTGGTTGAATCCGCCTCTGGTTAGATAATTTGGTGATTGTGGTTGTTCGTTGATTATCATCCGTACATGTGCGTGCTATGCTTCTATTGGCCCATGTTCTGTTAGTTTGTTGCAGGTTTCGTAGTCACACAAATTGAAAGAAAAAATATGGTGTTCGCTTGTTGGAAAGCAATCATGTAATTAGTGATGTGTTGCTTCTGTTGTGGGAAACTAGTCTATGACCACTGGATACGGTTAGCATTATACGGTTCATGTTTTACAGTATCTCTAATTTGATAAAGAAACCACCGGCAATTGTCTGAGATCATTGTTTGTTTGCATATCATGGTGTGTATGTTTATGTCAGAGctcttatactccctccgatccatattacttgtcgcagtCTTAGTACAACTGCAGTACAAATTTGCACTAGGACTTTGACAAGTAATATgtatcggagggagtactatagcCCATTTCATTCTCTTGTTGATGGTTTCAAGCTTCTAAATGGATAGCTAAATAAATTGTCACATATATGGCATCCAAATACTTGTGAAGTTCAGTTAGCTGTGCCTTTAGCCTGACCGGTGTttacatatatacacacacacgtattgtttttcttttgcttgtttatctttcattTTCTGCATGTTTACTATTTTTGTATAGCGCCAATAGTATGTATAGCCAAAATGTGGCTAGCCTGAAATGTTGCAGATCATAAGCAGTCAAAAGTCATTTGCTAATTATGATATTTACTATTTTGTTATCTCTATGCAGGTTTGGCCCCTAGATATAGAGATGAAGTTCTTGGAACCATTTGGCCGGGAATTACACTCCATGAAGAAGGTATGACTTTAACTTGATATTTTTCCTTCTGTAGTTCGGTTACATACTTGCATTTTGTGTTTTGATGACTTATGAAGTACTcccaaacgctcttatatttctttacggagggagtatctttaTTAGAACTCCAAGTATGTGTTGATGAAATGTAATTTAGTATGCAAGCATGCAACAATCCCTTAACAATCTTATAGAAGGGGTTTTGTTTGATTGTTTTGTCTGCATAGCATGACTCATTACAAATATGTGGTCCTCTTCAAACTTTGTCTTAATGCCCTCTTAAGATGCTGGTCTTGTTATGCCGAATTAATTCATATACATGCCTGACAGCCCGAGCAATGTTTTGCTGAATTTTCCTCTCAAATGTATATGTTAAGAAATCTCAGTGGGTGTGAATCCAGTGTTAAATGCCTGAGAGAAATATGCTGGTAATGACTGTTTGATCAGtagggccatcgaacctttcattcTCTGGGCTCAGCCAACCATAATCCTGTGCAATTTCTGGTTTAAGCACTTACTAGTATTCTTGGTGTGTGGTTTAGGACTTATCAACTATTGGTGGTTAATCCCCGAAAAATAAAAATATTAGAGGTCGATGTGTATAGCTTTTGGTTTCTTGTCATGATAAGTTTCATTAGTTACTCCTCAGTTGTTGGAATGCTTATATATACATGGTTTGATCTGAATTCTGAGTGGGGTTCACTCATACCCTGTGGTGGTGTCAGTATTCTGTCAGTAATTGGTTCTCTCCAGTGGGTTGTATGCTCGCTTCTTATCACCCCAATAGAATTTGTAGGttctcttggtagttgttgaagaaCAAATCTTTATTTTGACCTCCTTATATTGTGGATTGTATTTGTAAGAAACATGCACACGTTTGATAGATACGCTGTGATATCGGCCTACTTGTTCGGCAAGTACTTATCTCCTTCACTTCTTGTACCCATTTTGCAGTTCATGGACAAATCATGCAGCGTCATGGACTCATCTTCTATAACACATAAGTAGGCGCGCATGCCAGATTGATTCCTTCCAGTACCTAGCTGATGTTGTTTGTACCCAGACTACCCACAGTGCCTGATGAAGCTACAAGACCGCAAACATACGGGACCTAGACGAGTCCACGGAGAAACAACATCCTTGTGTATCTTGAGCTGCTTCATCACTTGATGGAACGAGACATGGTTGTGGGGAACACAGCAGGATTAGCAAGTAATTCGAGAGTAATCTTGTATGCGCCCTGGGCTCAGTTTGCGCCGCGATAAATTGTTTTCAACATGTAATACATTTGTTATATTCATGAGCCGTTGAGAACACAATGCTGAGTTGCCAAGAGAACCAAAAAAGTGTTTGTTCTAAACTGACTTCTACCGCCCTTAAAAAGCCCTTTGATTACACCAAGGGTTAATCAAACTAAGCCTGCTTAAAAAATTGCATCCCTATGCTTGAAAATTCAGTTCATATATATAAGCATTTCAAAATAATTCAGTAAAAACAT
Coding sequences within:
- the LOC123079356 gene encoding uncharacterized protein, which gives rise to MASLTTTTASSPAALPAAASAAPATASSVSPTAAASKRPHLAGDDAPWRVAAAGSAGIRPVPRIHHGPVLRVAQDDSSAYALAIMRNPDPIGMGLAMEAVAEAAGPECIVPGQQAPLRLMGLKVWPLDIEMKFLEPFGRELHSMKKFMDKSCSVMDSSSITHK